Genomic DNA from Actinomycetota bacterium:
CCGAGCCCGACTGGTCGCCGGGCAAGCCCTGGCGGCGTCCGGCGAGGTTGAGCGAGCCGCTCAGGAGTGCCGGCGCGCGTACCAGGAACTCGACCTGATGGGAGCGCAAGGATACCGCGACGAAGCCGCGCGCTCGCTCAGGATGCTCGGAACGCGCGTGCCGCGACGCGGGGGGCGGGGGGCGGCTCGTTCCGGAGTCGACGCGCTCAGCCAGCGCGAGCGCGAAGTCGCGGATCTCGTGATGGACGGGCGAACGAACCGCGAGATCGCGGAAGTGCTGCACATCTCGGAGAAGACGGTCGAGAAACGGTTGTCGACGGTGTTCGAGAAGCTCGACGTCGCCAACCGCGCCGCGGTGGCCTCGAAGCTCGCGCGGACCGCCTCGTCAGACGATCCGGCGTGATGCAGCGTTCGACCAGCACGATGCAGCTCCGCTTGGTAGGGCCCATTTCCGATAGCGGCTGTGACTTTTGTAACTGCCCGCGATCGCACGATCGGTTTACATTCGGGCATGGCGCTAGGCCGGCGGGAGGTGGGAACATGAGGTCCAAGAAGCAGCGGAAGAACGAGGCGCTTTCCAACGTCATGCTGTTCTCGGGGTGCGACGGCAAGGAGATCTCCAAGATCGCCTCTTTGGCGACCGAGATCGCCGTCCCCGAGGGGAAGGTCCTCGCCCGCGAGGGTGAGGCCGGTCGCGAGTTCTACGTCATCCTCGACGGCAAGGCCGACGTCGAGATCGGCGGCAACCAGGTCGCCACCCTGGGCCCGGGCGATTTCTTCGGCGAGATGGCGCTCCTCGACCAGGGGCCGCGCGTCGCGACGGTGAAGGCCGTTACCCCCATGGAGGTCGCCG
This window encodes:
- a CDS encoding cyclic nucleotide-binding domain-containing protein, which gives rise to MRSKKQRKNEALSNVMLFSGCDGKEISKIASLATEIAVPEGKVLAREGEAGREFYVILDGKADVEIGGNQVATLGPGDFFGEMALLDQGPRVATVKAVTPMEVAVLDPREFVSLIEEHPAVARKVLKVMAGRLRGAEQSPVH